A single genomic interval of Polaribacter vadi harbors:
- a CDS encoding DUF2480 family protein, producing the protein MNQEEEIINRVSNSVLKTFDLEEIYPEGERILFDIKDWLFQELILKERDFRVLVKNHDWSKYRKCFVAITCSADAIIPSWAFMLIAAELTPFANKVVIGDLELLETVIYQELLSFVDFKEFADKPVIIKGCADKPIPNSAYAFLIAKLQPTAKSIMFGEACSTVPLYKSKK; encoded by the coding sequence TTGAATCAAGAAGAAGAAATTATAAATAGAGTTAGCAATAGTGTTCTTAAAACTTTTGACCTCGAAGAAATTTATCCTGAAGGAGAAAGAATCTTGTTTGATATTAAAGATTGGCTTTTTCAAGAATTAATTTTAAAAGAAAGAGATTTTAGAGTTTTGGTAAAAAACCATGATTGGTCTAAATACCGAAAGTGTTTTGTAGCTATAACTTGTTCTGCAGATGCGATTATACCTTCTTGGGCATTTATGTTAATTGCTGCAGAATTAACGCCTTTTGCCAATAAAGTTGTTATTGGAGATTTAGAGTTGTTAGAAACCGTTATTTATCAAGAGTTATTAAGTTTTGTAGATTTTAAAGAATTTGCAGATAAACCAGTAATAATTAAAGGTTGTGCAGATAAACCCATTCCGAATTCTGCGTATGCTTTTTTAATTGCAAAATTACAACCTACAGCTAAATCAATTATGTTTGGTGAAGCATGTTCTACAGTACCATTATATAAATCGAAAAAATAA
- a CDS encoding DUF59 domain-containing protein translates to MTDKELEEIGDKIIRVLKTIYDPEIPVDIYELGLIYDVFVSDENNAKILMTLTSPNCPVAESLPVDIEEKVKSLKEINSCEVEITFDPTWTSEMMSEEAKLELGML, encoded by the coding sequence ATGACAGATAAAGAATTAGAAGAAATTGGCGATAAAATTATAAGAGTTTTAAAAACTATTTATGATCCAGAAATTCCTGTAGATATTTATGAACTTGGGTTAATTTATGATGTTTTTGTGTCGGATGAAAACAATGCAAAAATATTAATGACATTAACATCTCCAAACTGCCCAGTTGCAGAAAGTTTGCCTGTTGATATCGAAGAAAAAGTAAAATCTTTAAAAGAAATTAATTCTTGTGAAGTAGAAATTACTTTCGATCCAACTTGGACTTCTGAAATGATGAGTGAAGAAGCGAAATTGGAATTAGGAATGCTTTAA
- a CDS encoding SufE family protein gives MTIKEIQEEIIDEFSMFDDWMERYEYIIELGKSLPIINDEYKLDENLIKGCQSKVWLFSELENDTVKYTADSDAILTKGIAALLLRVYSGQKPADILTAETKFIDEIGLKEHLSPTRANGLVSMVKQIKMYAIAQQTKLAK, from the coding sequence ATGACTATCAAAGAAATACAAGAAGAAATTATTGATGAGTTTTCTATGTTTGATGATTGGATGGAACGTTATGAATACATTATAGAGCTTGGCAAATCTTTACCAATAATTAACGACGAGTATAAATTAGATGAAAATTTAATTAAAGGATGCCAATCTAAAGTTTGGTTATTTTCTGAATTAGAAAACGATACTGTAAAATACACAGCAGATAGTGATGCCATTTTAACAAAAGGAATTGCAGCGTTATTATTAAGAGTTTATTCTGGGCAAAAACCCGCAGATATTTTAACTGCAGAAACTAAATTTATAGACGAAATCGGTTTAAAAGAACATTTATCACCAACAAGAGCAAATGGCTTGGTTTCGATGGTGAAACAAATAAAAATGTACGCAATTGCGCAACAAACAAAATTAGCAAAATAA
- a CDS encoding PfkB family carbohydrate kinase produces MSKLLAVGTVAFDAIETPFGKTDKILGGSGSYIGLSASQFGVETGVVSVVGGDFPASYLEMLNNKGVNTDGVEVVKEGKTFFWSGKYHNDMNSRDTLITELNVLETFTPVVPENFKDAGIVMLGNLHPLTQASVLDQMTERPKLVVLDTMNFWMDIALDDLHTVLKRVDVITINDEEARQLSGEYSLVNAAKKIHSMGPKYVVIKKGEHGALLFNDGKMFFAPALPLAEVFDPTGAGDTFAGGFCGYLAKTENISFENMKNAIIYGSNLASFCVEKFGTERMQELKKDEVDKRLQSFKELTQFDIDIS; encoded by the coding sequence ATGAGCAAATTATTAGCAGTTGGTACTGTAGCATTCGATGCAATTGAAACTCCTTTTGGTAAAACCGATAAAATTTTAGGCGGATCTGGAAGTTATATTGGTTTATCAGCAAGTCAATTTGGAGTAGAAACAGGAGTTGTTTCTGTAGTTGGTGGAGATTTCCCAGCATCATATTTAGAAATGTTGAACAATAAAGGGGTTAATACTGATGGTGTTGAAGTTGTAAAAGAAGGAAAAACCTTTTTTTGGAGTGGAAAATATCATAATGATATGAACTCTAGAGATACTTTAATCACAGAATTAAATGTATTAGAAACTTTTACGCCTGTTGTTCCTGAAAACTTTAAAGATGCAGGTATCGTAATGTTGGGTAATTTACACCCTTTAACACAAGCATCTGTTTTAGATCAAATGACAGAAAGACCAAAATTAGTAGTTTTAGATACCATGAATTTTTGGATGGATATTGCTTTAGATGATTTGCATACCGTTTTAAAACGTGTGGATGTTATTACTATTAATGATGAAGAAGCTCGCCAACTTTCTGGAGAATATTCTTTGGTAAACGCTGCAAAGAAAATCCATTCTATGGGTCCAAAATATGTAGTGATTAAAAAAGGAGAACATGGAGCTTTATTGTTTAATGATGGTAAAATGTTTTTTGCACCAGCTTTGCCTTTAGCAGAAGTTTTTGATCCAACAGGAGCAGGAGATACTTTTGCAGGTGGTTTTTGTGGTTATTTAGCAAAAACAGAAAATATTTCTTTCGAGAACATGAAAAATGCAATTATTTACGGTTCTAATTTAGCTTCCTTTTGTGTGGAGAAATTTGGTACTGAAAGAATGCAAGAATTAAAAAAAGATGAAGTTGATAAACGCTTACAATCGTTTAAAGAACTAACTCAATTTGATATAGATATCTCATAA
- a CDS encoding amidophosphoribosyltransferase, producing the protein MSDAIKHECGIALVRLKKPLQFYKDKYGSAFYGINKMYLLMEKQHNRGQDGAGFASVKFNVAPGTRYISRVRSNQSQPIQDIFAQINGRLNGVLEQNPTKKDDVNWQEENMPYVGNLFLGHVRYGTFGKNSIESVHPFLRQSNWKHQNLIVAGNFNMTNSNQMLEELIELGQHPKEATDTVTVMEKIGHFLEDEVAKLYQKAKKKGFSKKDASPYIEENLSLKKVLKRSSKNWDGGYAMAGLVGHGDAFVLRDPNGIRPTYFYEDDEVVVVASERPVIQTVFNVKIDKVQELERGHALIIKKSGNVSIKKVIEPRENKACSFERIYFSRGSDASIYEERKNLGKYVFPKILKSIDSDISNTVFSFIPNTAETSFYGMTEAAEDLLNQQKTAKILAGGTKLSAKKVTEILSERPRFEKIAIKDAKLRTFIADDSSRDDLVEHVYDITYGVVKPTDNLVIIDDSIVRGTTLKKSIIKILDRLSPKKIVVVSSAPQIRYPDCYGIDMARIEAFIAFKAALELLKDHDKYHIVEDVYKKCIAQKSKKDEEIINHVKEIYSPFKPEEISAKIAEMLKTEDIKADVEVIYQSIEGLHKACPDNLGDWYFTGNYPTPGGMRVVNQAFINFYEGNDERAY; encoded by the coding sequence ATGAGCGACGCAATTAAACACGAATGTGGAATAGCATTAGTTAGATTAAAAAAGCCATTACAGTTTTATAAAGATAAATACGGTTCTGCTTTTTATGGCATTAATAAAATGTATTTATTGATGGAAAAGCAACACAATCGTGGGCAAGATGGAGCAGGTTTTGCAAGCGTAAAATTTAATGTTGCACCAGGAACTAGATATATTAGTCGAGTTCGATCAAATCAATCGCAACCAATTCAAGATATTTTTGCACAAATTAACGGACGTTTAAATGGTGTTTTAGAACAAAATCCAACTAAAAAAGACGATGTAAATTGGCAAGAAGAAAATATGCCTTATGTTGGTAATTTATTTTTAGGACATGTACGTTATGGAACTTTTGGTAAAAATTCGATAGAAAGTGTGCATCCTTTTCTACGTCAAAGTAATTGGAAACACCAAAATTTAATTGTTGCTGGGAATTTCAACATGACGAATTCTAACCAAATGTTAGAAGAGTTAATTGAGTTAGGGCAACATCCAAAAGAAGCTACAGATACTGTAACTGTCATGGAAAAAATTGGGCACTTCTTAGAAGATGAAGTTGCTAAATTATATCAAAAAGCAAAGAAAAAAGGCTTTAGTAAAAAAGATGCGTCACCATATATAGAAGAAAATTTAAGCTTGAAAAAAGTTTTAAAAAGATCTTCTAAAAATTGGGATGGAGGTTATGCAATGGCTGGTTTAGTTGGGCATGGAGATGCTTTTGTGTTAAGAGATCCAAATGGAATTAGACCAACTTATTTTTATGAAGATGATGAAGTTGTAGTGGTTGCCTCAGAAAGACCAGTAATACAAACCGTTTTTAATGTTAAGATTGATAAAGTTCAGGAATTAGAAAGAGGACATGCTTTAATCATTAAAAAAAGTGGAAATGTTTCTATTAAAAAAGTAATTGAACCAAGAGAAAATAAAGCCTGTTCTTTTGAACGTATTTATTTTTCTAGAGGAAGTGATGCAAGTATTTACGAAGAACGAAAAAATTTAGGAAAATACGTATTCCCAAAGATTTTAAAATCGATTGATTCTGATATTTCAAACACTGTTTTTTCTTTTATTCCTAACACAGCAGAAACCTCTTTTTACGGAATGACAGAAGCTGCTGAAGATTTGTTAAATCAACAAAAAACTGCAAAAATTTTAGCTGGAGGAACAAAATTGTCAGCAAAAAAAGTTACAGAAATTTTATCTGAAAGACCACGTTTTGAAAAAATTGCTATTAAAGATGCAAAATTAAGAACGTTTATTGCAGATGATAGTTCAAGAGACGATTTGGTAGAACACGTTTATGATATTACCTATGGAGTTGTAAAACCTACAGATAATTTGGTAATTATTGATGATAGTATTGTTCGTGGAACAACACTTAAAAAGAGTATCATCAAAATATTAGATCGATTAAGTCCGAAGAAAATTGTGGTAGTTTCTTCTGCACCACAAATTCGCTATCCAGATTGTTATGGAATTGATATGGCTAGGATTGAAGCTTTTATAGCGTTTAAAGCAGCCTTAGAATTATTAAAAGACCATGATAAATACCATATTGTAGAGGACGTTTACAAGAAGTGTATTGCTCAAAAATCAAAAAAAGATGAAGAAATTATAAATCACGTTAAAGAAATTTATAGTCCTTTTAAACCTGAAGAAATTTCTGCTAAAATTGCAGAAATGCTAAAGACTGAAGATATAAAAGCAGATGTTGAGGTTATTTATCAATCTATTGAAGGATTGCACAAAGCATGTCCAGACAATTTAGGCGATTGGTATTTTACAGGAAATTACCCAACTCCAGGAGGAATGAGGGTTGTTAATCAGGCTTTTATCAACTTTTATGAAGGAAATGACGAAAGAGCTTATTAA
- a CDS encoding superoxide dismutase, with product MAFELPELGYAYDALEPNIDAKTMEIHHTKHHNGYTTKLNAAIEGTDLEGKSIEDILANLDMSNGAVRNNGGGFYNHSLFWTVLNPEGRGNLSGELKDAIIAEFGSKEAFVEAFSKAAATQFGSGWAWLCVHPGGKVEVCSTPNQDNPLMPGVTCGGTPILGLDVWEHAYYLNYQNRRPDYIDAFFKVINWNEVEKRYAAAK from the coding sequence ATGGCTTTTGAATTACCAGAATTAGGATATGCTTACGATGCATTAGAACCAAATATTGATGCAAAAACTATGGAAATACACCATACAAAACATCATAATGGATATACAACAAAATTAAATGCAGCTATTGAAGGTACAGATTTAGAAGGAAAATCTATTGAAGATATTCTTGCAAATTTAGATATGAGTAATGGTGCTGTTAGAAATAATGGAGGTGGTTTTTACAACCATTCTTTATTTTGGACGGTTTTAAACCCTGAAGGAAGAGGAAATTTATCTGGAGAGTTAAAAGATGCTATAATAGCTGAATTTGGTTCTAAAGAAGCTTTTGTTGAAGCTTTTTCTAAAGCTGCTGCAACACAATTTGGTTCAGGTTGGGCTTGGTTATGTGTGCATCCAGGAGGGAAAGTAGAAGTTTGTTCTACTCCAAACCAAGATAATCCATTAATGCCAGGTGTAACTTGTGGAGGAACTCCAATTTTAGGTTTAGATGTTTGGGAACACGCATATTACTTAAATTACCAAAATAGAAGACCAGATTATATTGATGCTTTCTTTAAAGTAATCAACTGGAACGAAGTTGAAAAAAGATACGCAGCTGCAAAATAA
- the fbp gene encoding class 1 fructose-bisphosphatase has translation MAKKNQTLGEFIIENQNDFKYSSGELSRLLNSIRLAGKVVNHEVNKAGLVDITGAAGDTNIQGEDQQKLDVYANDVFIETIRNRNIVCGIASEEEDDFIIINSQDNNHQNKYVVLIDPLDGSSNIDVNVSVGTIFSVFRRVTEVGTPVEMKDFLQSGDQQVAAGYIVYGTSTMLVYTTGNGVNGFTLNPALGSWYLSHPNMKFPEDGNIYSVNEGNYLDFPAGIKMYIKYCQAEEGNRPYTSRYIGSLVSDFHRNMIKGGIYMYPKGSKNPKGKLRLLYECSPMAFLAEQAGGLATDGTKRIMEIEPTELHERVPFICGSKNMVKKVAEFMKTFGE, from the coding sequence ATGGCAAAAAAGAATCAAACTTTAGGGGAATTTATCATCGAAAATCAAAATGATTTTAAATATTCTTCTGGAGAATTATCTCGATTATTAAACTCAATAAGATTAGCTGGTAAGGTTGTAAATCACGAAGTAAATAAAGCTGGTTTGGTTGATATTACTGGAGCTGCAGGAGATACAAATATTCAAGGTGAAGACCAACAAAAGCTTGATGTGTATGCAAATGATGTGTTTATTGAAACCATAAGAAACAGAAATATTGTTTGTGGAATTGCCAGTGAAGAAGAAGACGATTTTATCATTATTAACAGTCAAGATAACAATCATCAAAACAAATATGTAGTTTTAATTGATCCTTTAGATGGTTCGTCTAATATTGATGTAAATGTTTCTGTAGGAACAATTTTTTCTGTTTTTAGAAGAGTTACTGAAGTTGGAACACCTGTAGAAATGAAAGATTTTTTACAATCAGGAGATCAACAAGTTGCTGCAGGTTATATTGTGTATGGAACTTCTACAATGTTGGTATACACTACAGGAAATGGCGTAAATGGATTTACGTTAAATCCTGCTTTAGGAAGTTGGTATTTATCACACCCAAATATGAAATTCCCTGAAGATGGAAATATCTATTCTGTGAATGAAGGAAATTATTTAGATTTCCCTGCAGGTATTAAAATGTACATAAAATACTGCCAAGCAGAAGAAGGTAACAGACCCTACACAAGCAGATATATTGGTTCTTTAGTTTCTGATTTTCATAGAAATATGATTAAAGGTGGGATTTATATGTATCCAAAAGGATCTAAAAATCCGAAAGGAAAATTACGTTTACTATATGAATGTAGCCCAATGGCTTTTCTTGCAGAACAAGCAGGTGGTTTAGCTACTGATGGCACTAAAAGAATTATGGAAATTGAGCCAACAGAGCTTCATGAACGTGTGCCTTTTATTTGCGGAAGTAAAAATATGGTAAAAAAAGTAGCAGAATTTATGAAAACATTTGGGGAATAA
- a CDS encoding GNAT family N-acetyltransferase, producing the protein MSFTIRKGVENDMQSVHNLITELAVFEKEPEAVEITVNNLIEDGFSENPKFNIFVAEEENKIIGIALFYERYSTWKGKTIHLEDLIVTKSRQKIGAGKALYTAVLKYAFDNDFNRVAWEVIDWNKNAIEFYKSTGATYLNDWSVVQMNKENLAKFIQD; encoded by the coding sequence ATGAGTTTTACAATCAGAAAAGGAGTTGAAAACGACATGCAATCTGTACATAACTTAATTACAGAGCTAGCTGTTTTTGAAAAAGAACCAGAAGCTGTAGAAATTACCGTAAATAATTTAATAGAAGATGGTTTTTCTGAAAATCCAAAATTCAACATTTTTGTAGCAGAAGAAGAAAATAAAATTATAGGAATTGCACTTTTTTATGAGCGTTATTCAACTTGGAAAGGTAAAACGATTCATCTAGAAGATTTAATTGTTACAAAAAGCAGACAAAAAATTGGTGCAGGAAAAGCACTATATACAGCTGTCTTAAAATATGCTTTTGATAACGATTTTAACAGAGTTGCTTGGGAAGTTATCGATTGGAATAAAAATGCCATAGAATTCTATAAAAGCACAGGTGCAACGTATTTAAATGATTGGTCTGTGGTGCAAATGAATAAAGAAAACTTAGCAAAATTTATACAAGACTAA
- a CDS encoding aspartate kinase has translation MKIFKFGGASVKDAESVKNVASIIKTEGAKDTLVVISAMGKMTNAFEEVVSAYYNKEADLPNKLNFIEEYHKNIMSSLFDKEDAVYKDIDILFGELGWFLSRNTSQRFNYVYDQIICFGELLSTKIVSAYLAKIGQENVWFDVRNYIKTDSNYRDAKVDWELTEELITKKVDASKVNITQGFIAANDTENTTTLGREGSDYTAGIFAYCLNAESVTIWKDVPGVLNADPRVFSETTLLEQISYEEAIEMAFYGASVIHPKTLQPLERKDIPLLVRSFINPKETGTQVSKGTRLVPHIPTFIVKKGQILVSISALDFSFMVENNISYIFQKLHDYQLKVNLIQNSAISFSVCIDDKFGNFEAFYNELKKQFKIDVQTGVDLYTVRHFDEKAIELIEKKGTSLLTQVNKETSQIVVHPN, from the coding sequence ATGAAGATTTTTAAATTTGGTGGAGCATCTGTAAAAGATGCAGAAAGTGTAAAAAATGTAGCTTCAATTATTAAAACTGAAGGAGCAAAAGATACTTTAGTCGTAATTTCTGCAATGGGAAAAATGACGAATGCTTTTGAAGAAGTGGTGAGTGCATACTATAATAAAGAAGCAGATTTACCCAATAAATTAAATTTTATTGAAGAGTATCATAAAAATATAATGAGCTCTCTTTTTGATAAAGAAGATGCTGTTTATAAAGATATTGATATTCTTTTTGGAGAATTAGGCTGGTTTTTATCAAGAAATACCTCACAAAGATTTAACTATGTTTATGATCAGATTATTTGTTTTGGAGAGCTTTTATCAACCAAAATTGTAAGTGCTTATTTAGCAAAAATTGGACAAGAAAATGTTTGGTTTGATGTTAGAAACTATATAAAAACCGATAGTAATTATAGAGATGCAAAAGTAGATTGGGAGCTTACAGAAGAATTAATTACTAAAAAGGTTGATGCATCAAAAGTAAATATTACCCAAGGTTTTATTGCTGCAAATGATACTGAAAACACCACAACTTTAGGAAGAGAAGGTTCAGATTATACTGCAGGAATTTTTGCCTATTGTTTAAATGCAGAAAGTGTTACGATTTGGAAAGATGTTCCTGGAGTTTTAAATGCAGATCCAAGAGTTTTTTCTGAAACTACTTTGTTAGAACAAATTTCTTATGAAGAAGCTATTGAAATGGCTTTTTATGGTGCTTCTGTAATTCACCCAAAAACGCTACAACCACTAGAAAGAAAAGATATTCCTTTGTTGGTTCGTTCTTTTATCAATCCAAAAGAAACTGGTACACAAGTTTCTAAAGGCACAAGATTGGTACCACATATTCCTACTTTTATTGTTAAAAAAGGTCAGATTTTAGTGTCAATTTCTGCTTTGGATTTCTCTTTTATGGTAGAAAATAACATCAGTTATATTTTTCAGAAACTGCATGATTATCAATTAAAAGTAAATTTAATTCAGAATTCTGCCATTAGTTTTTCGGTTTGTATTGATGATAAGTTTGGTAATTTTGAGGCTTTTTATAACGAATTAAAAAAACAATTTAAAATTGATGTTCAAACTGGTGTAGATTTATATACGGTTCGTCATTTTGATGAAAAAGCAATTGAATTGATTGAGAAAAAAGGAACATCACTTTTAACACAAGTTAATAAAGAGACTTCTCAAATTGTTGTTCATCCAAATTAA